Proteins from a genomic interval of Rosa chinensis cultivar Old Blush chromosome 2, RchiOBHm-V2, whole genome shotgun sequence:
- the LOC112188386 gene encoding serum factor response D, with the protein MDSGNSGSMQSSSGGDDESYDSRAESISALLGPAMTNHHHHHHPPQVPQQQQQHHRHHPHVEFDTLSNIFDSRLTNPNPLLNLDMVWSKTLRSDPSMSDLGGQNELSQSFLTNSQLGGQVSRTGVGGGGGGSSTFTQIPSSSAPNDQTNNNNNNVGGVRNSNPKKRSRASRRAPTTVLTTDTTNFRAMVQEFTGIPAPPFTSSPFPRSRLDLFGSSASSMVRSGPGPNHMDPSSLPPYLLRPFAHKAPLLPSPPSPSLLPSSNSNTNSNIGGSNLQQSQSLLNMNNMQNSSSSSVLNFQSLFQNQQPQPNLPKYPLPGSGNILGSSKSQGSLGVLEDQFGLSHGLNVQQLPNIVSSSSSDGGRTLQQQQPRHDNNQRTTTTTMNWVDNNNKNDGNVDLLRSVNGNYSNGKLNYAASSSSNVVDKAGVQLENNVSTTTARSEGMVESWICSSD; encoded by the coding sequence ATGGATTCCGGTAACAGCGGAAGTATGCAGTCCTCGAGTGGCGGCGACGACGAGTCGTACGACTCACGCGCGGAGTCGATCTCGGCCTTGCTGGGTCCCGCCATGActaaccaccaccaccaccaccacccaccGCAAGTAccgcaacaacaacaacaacaccacCGCCATCATCCTCATGTTGAGTTCGACACCTTATCCAACATCTTCGATTCGAGGCTCACAAACCCGAACCCGCTCCTCAACCTCGACATGGTGTGGTCCAAGACGCTGAGATCCGACCCGAGTATGTCCGATCTTGGCGGCCAGAACGAGCTCAGCCAATCCTTTTTGACCAATAGTCAACTAGGAGGACAAGTCAGCAGAACAGGAGtcggcggcggcggaggagggTCATCTACTTTTACTCAGATCCCATCCTCGTCAGCTCCGAACGACCagaccaacaacaacaacaacaacgtcGGCGGCGTTCGGAACAGCAACCCAAAAAAGAGGTCGAGAGCGTCGAGGCGTGCACCCACTACGGTTCTCACCACAGACACAACAAACTTCCGAGCCATGGTTCAAGAATTTACAGGTATTCCTGCACCCCCATTTACGAGTTCGCCTTTTCCTAGAAGCAGGTTGGATTTGTTCGGGTCTTCGGCTTCATCTATGGTTAGATCGGGCCCGGGTCCCAATCATATGGatccttcttctcttcctccttaTCTGTTGAGACCATTTGCTCATAAAGCTCCACTACTACCTTCTCCTCCATCTCCATCTTTGTTGCCCTCTAGTAATTCAAATACTAATAGTAATATTGGTGGTTCTAATCTACAACAGTCTCAGAGTCTTTTGAACATGAACAACATGCAAAACTCCTCCTCTTCATCAGTTCTGAATTTTCAGTCCCTCTTTCAAAACCAGCAGCCTCAGCCGAATTTACCAAAATACCCATTACCCGGTTCAGGCAATATTCTTGGCTCCTCCAAGTCTCAAGGCTCTTTGGGTGTGCTTGAAGATCAGTTTGGTTTGAGCCATGGGCTAAATGTGCAGCAGCTTCCTAACATCGTGTCGTCGTCGTCCTCGGATGGTGGCCGTACGCTTCAGCAGCAGCAACCTAGGCACGACAATAACCAGAGGACGACAACGACGACAATGAACTGGgttgacaacaacaacaagaacgACGGCAATGTCGATCTTCTGAGGTCCGTCAATGGGAATTACAGTAATGGCAAACTAAACTACGCGGCTTCTTCTTCGTCGAATGTTGTCGATAAAGCTGGGGTGCAGCTGGAGAATAATGTGAGTACTACTACAGCTAGAAGTGAAGGTATGGTGGAATCATGGATTTGCTCTTCAGATTAA